A stretch of Lathyrus oleraceus cultivar Zhongwan6 chromosome 6, CAAS_Psat_ZW6_1.0, whole genome shotgun sequence DNA encodes these proteins:
- the LOC127094446 gene encoding uncharacterized protein LOC127094446: MKENPLPNHGSHTVNAIINEDSLKVVHLVEDVRTPWSVISKSMQKHNALEGVHDNCELCKTEPERCEKLKDCVQELMDQGVLQFYRNKAMGEVLVIKPIEIIYRKKQVEASIKKVQPIVFHVPSPFPYQNSKVVLWRYNETILVGGKEVQVPSEEIINISGPTGMTHSGRVFVPKYAPTVVPTTVPFPQAGASVGVPTTPVETPDSSKRDNSLDSTISKGKEAHRKDLLKVLNTTHVMQDILVDQFGDVIANSSVSKYLGFNEAELTAEGHNYNKALHISVTCTNALILWVLVDTGSSLNVLPKSILSQLQYEEPKMRASTLIVRAFNGSQREVIREVDLPICVGSHQFNITFQVMDIHPTYSYLLEWPWIHATGAVTSILHQN; the protein is encoded by the exons ATGAAGGAGAATCCTTTGCCGAATCATGGTAGTCATACGGTGAATGCTATTATCAATGAGGATAGTTTAAAAGTGGTCCATTTGGTTGAGGATGTGAGGACCCCATGGTCGGTCATTTCTAAGAGTATGCAGAAGCACAATGCATTGGAAGGTGTGCACGATAATTGTGAATTATGTAAGACTGAGCCTGAAAGATGCGAAAAACTCAAGGATTGTGTCCAAGAGTTGATGGATCAGGGTGTCTTGCAATTTTACAGAAATAAAGCTATGGGGGAAGTTTTAGTGATCAAGCCCATTGAAATTATTTACCGTAAGAAACAAGTTGAAGCTTCGATCAAGAAGGTTCAGCCCATTGTGTTCCATGTTCCTTCACCATTTCCGTATCAAAATTCCAAGGTTGTGTTGTGGAGGTATAATGAAACAATATTAGTTGGTGGGAAAGAAGTTCAGGTTCCTAGTGAAGAGATAATCAACATATCCGGTCCAACAGGGATGACCCACAGCGGTCGAGTGTTCGTGCCAAAATATGCTCCAACAGTGGTTCCTACAACAGTTCCTTTTCCTCAGGCAGGGGCATCAGTTGGTGTTCCTACCACTCCGGTTGAGACACCTGATTCTTCAAAAAGGGATAATTCTTTAGATTCAACAATTTCTAAAGGGAAGGAG GCTCACAGAAAGGATCTTCTTAAGGTTCTCAACACAACTCATGTAATGCAAGATATTTTAGTGGATCAATTTGGCGATGTGATAGCCAATAGTTCTGTGAGCAAGTACTTAGGTTTCAATGAGGCCGAATTGACAGCTGAAGGGCATAATTATAACAAAGCCCTACACATTTCTGTAACTTGTACAAATGCTCTAATCTTATGGGTCCTAGTTGACACTGGCTCTTCACTTAATGTCTTGCCTAAAAGTATATTAAGTCAACTGCAGTATGAGGAACCGAAGATGAGAGCAAGCACTTTGATTGTTCGTGCCTTTAATGGATCTCAGAGAGAAGTTATTAGGGAAGTTGATTTACCAATATGTGTGGGTTCCCACCAATTTAATATCAccttccaagtcatggatatccaccctACCTACAGTTACCTGTTAGAGTGGCCATGGATCCATGCAACAGGCGCCGTCACTTCCATTCTGCACCAAAATTGA